A region of the Streptococcus suis genome:
TTTTGAGGCGGTGGGCAATGACGAAGCTGGTCCGTCCTGCGATAATAGCCTCCATGGCCTTTTGGATTTTAGCTTCCGTTACGGTATCAACGTTTGAGGTTGCTTCGTCCAAAATCAAGACTTGAGGATCTGTCAAGAGCGTACGGGCAATGGAAATCAGCTGTTTCTGACCTGTCGAGAAGACATTCTCATCATCGGTCACAAAGGTTTCATAGCCCTCTGGCAAGCTCATGATGAAGTCGTGGATATGGGTGGCACGAGCTGCGGTTTCCACCATTTCCTGCGAAATGCTCTCATCACCAAAGCGGATATTGTCCGCAATAGTACCCGAGAATAGCACCGACTCCTGCAAGACAATGCCGACCTTATCCCGCAAGCTGTCCAAGTCATATTCCCGAATATCGCGACCATCAAAGGCCACACTACCACCATTGACATCGTAGAAACGGTTGATCAAGTTCATAATGGTAGTCTTACCAGACCCCGTCGGACCAACGACTGCCACCATTTTGCCCTTAGGAGCAGAGATAGATACCTTGTCCAAGACCTTCTGACCTGGCAGGTAGCCAAAGTCAATGTCCTTGATTTCAACACCTTCTTTTAATTCGGTAAATAGCGGAGCGTTTTGAGGGCGAACTTCCTCAGGCTCATCAAACATTTCCTGAATACGGTGAGCACCTGTGAAAGCCAGCTGCAATTCTGCCCAGCTAGAGGCAATCTGCATGATAGGCTGGTAATACTGTTGCGAATACTGAACAAAAGTCACTACCAGACCAAGTGCGGCAGCTGTTTCCAGCGAACTATCATTGAGAACAATGCTAGAACCTGCAAAGATAACAATAGCCGTATTAACCAAGCTCATCCCATTCATAAATGGGAAGAGAATCCCACCAAACAAGCGACCTTTGAAGGTCGTACGGCGAACTTCTTCATTGAGTTCCAAGAAACCATCAATTGTCTCTTCCTGCACACCTTGTACAATAATCGCTTTTTGTCCAGAAATTTTCTCGTCCATGTAGGCATTGAGCTTAGATACCGCAGCCTGTTGCTTGTCTGTATATTTCCGTGATAGGCGGATG
Encoded here:
- a CDS encoding multidrug ABC transporter permease, producing the protein MKTLRFFWFYFKRYKLSFAVIFLAIVTATYLQVKTPVFLGNAIAEMGKIGQAYFASVQMGQSDFKPDLSDFNGVMLNLFFAYAATVVATLIYTLLFTRIVAHSTNRMRKGLFGKLERLTVAFFDSHKDGDILSRFTSDLDNIQNAFNQSLTQVVTNIALYVGMVIMMFRQDTRLALVTIASTPVALIALVVIIRLSRKYTDKQQAAVSKLNAYMDEKISGQKAIIVQGVQEETIDGFLELNEEVRRTTFKGRLFGGILFPFMNGMSLVNTAIVIFAGSSIVLNDSSLETAAALGLVVTFVQYSQQYYQPIMQIASSWAELQLAFTGAHRIQEMFDEPEEVRPQNAPLFTELKEGVEIKDIDFGYLPGQKVLDKVSISAPKGKMVAVVGPTGSGKTTIMNLINRFYDVNGGSVAFDGRDIREYDLDSLRDKVGIVLQESVLFSGTIADNIRFGDESISQEMVETAARATHIHDFIMSLPEGYETFVTDDENVFSTGQKQLISIARTLLTDPQVLILDEATSNVDTVTEAKIQKAMEAIIAGRTSFVIAHRLKTILNADEIIVLKDGKVIEQGNHSQLLKQGGFYAELYHNQFVFE